One genomic segment of Cydia splendana chromosome 5, ilCydSple1.2, whole genome shotgun sequence includes these proteins:
- the LOC134790904 gene encoding sodium bicarbonate cotransporter 3 isoform X6: MFTLLKARTLNLKIEFYFLHAFINCQLLKKQFVACQCLLTMVYRSVYFKDDDYRYVRYAHLERPWNMETRTDDEEAPTDPAARKQTHHDYTEQDFEGHRAHTVFVGVHVPARRHSHRKHKHHHRDGEKDDRPGPILPRGRRLSVTEDGETLTPPAQRVQFILGEDVDDATLESHPLFSEMEELVKEGDELEWKETARWIKFEEDVEEGGNRWSKPHVATLSLHSLFELRSLILNGSVILDIEANCLEQVADTVLDHMVVDGCLGYDSRDKVKDALLRKHRHQHEKRNHNNMSRLPLIRSLADIGKNHSSCKNFQDGGSRRSSSSRSTSSPNTALLQAADARGSYLAVPGGTQQEEGMIKSPSSLSMLRNHSSGDLPMNGDINHKCNTHFMRKIPPGAEASNILVGEVDFLEKTLSAFVRLKSATIMGDLTEVPVPTRFMFVLLGPPNSNSSFHEIGRAMATLMSDEIFHEVAYRAKKRDHLLAGIDEFLDAVTVLPPGEWDPTIRIEPPAAIPSQDPRKRPNEINPKEELDEEEEEQKQREESGLSRTGRLFGGLINDLKRKVPWYWSDFKDALAIQCVASWIFLYFACLSPIITFGGLLGEATGKNMAAMESLVSGFVCGMGYGFFSGQPLTILGSTGPVLVFETIVYEFCKQLNWDYMSFRFCIGTWTAIILITLVAIDASALVCYITRFTEENFATLIAFIFIYKAVENVISIGKKYPLKTRPDEVLNYECYCLPSNYSAVPQHFNWTTVDKDSCQLYNGTLSGGGCDTKVYVPDVFLMSIILFLGTFTISIILKDFKNSLFFPSKVRQIISDFSVIIAILSMSFLDYKVGVKTPKLEVPSEFKPTLPSRNWVITPFNGNPVWSALVAILPALLGTILIFMDQQITAVIVNRKENKLKKGCGYHLDLFVLAILIQICSIMGLPWFVAATVLSINHVNSLKVESECAAPGEKPQFLGVREQRATHILIFLTIGLSVVLTPVLRHIPMPVLFGVFLYMGVASLKGLQFFDRILIMFMPQKYQPDHMFLRQVPIRRVHLFTAIQLTCLVCLWVIKSFSSTSILFPLMLVVMIGIRKSLDLLFTRRELKILDDVMPEMTKRNQDELRELGDEVGWVTKILKLCRRN, encoded by the exons GTCACAGAGCGCACACGGTATTCGTTGGCGTGCACGTGCCTGCCCGGAGACACTCGCATCGGAAACACAAACACCACCATCGCGATGGGGAGAAGGACGATCGACCTG GGCCCATATTGCCTCGAGGCAGGCGACTGAGCGTCACAGAAGATGGTGAAACAT TGACACCCCCGGCTCAACGAGTACAATTTATTCTTGGAGAAGATGTGGACGATGCCACTCTTGAATCGCACCCACTTTTCTCCGAAATGGAAGAGCTGGTTAAAGAAGGAGATGAACTGGAATGGAAAGAAACCGCCCGATGGATAAAATTCGAAGAAGATGTAGAAGAAGGCGGCAACAGGTGGTCGAAACCTCACGTTGCCACTCTATCCCTGCATTCGCTCTTCGAACTTCGAAGCTTAATTCTGAACGGCTCCGTGATTTTAGACATTGAGGCTAACTGCTTGGAACAGGTCGCGGACACTGTTCTAGACCATATGGTGGTCGATGGGTGCTTAGGTTACGACAGTAGAGACAAGGTTAAGGATGCCCTGTTAAGGAAACATAGGCATCAGCATGAAAAACGAAATCACAATAACATGTCACGATTGCCACTAATCAGGTCACTGGCTGATATTGGGAAGAATCATTCGTCTTGCAAAA ATTTCCAGGACGGTGGGTCTCGACGCAGCTCGAGTAGTCGGTCCACCTCGTCTCCCAACACCGCTCTGCTGCAGGCTGCTGACGCAAGAGGCTCCTACCTAGCAGTGCCAG GTGGAACGCAACAAGAAGAGGGAATGATAAAAAGTCCAAGCAGTCTGTCAATGCTTAGGAATCATAGTTCCGGCGACCTTCCAATGAATGGTGACATAAATCATAAATGCAATACGCATTTTATGCGCAAGATACCACCCGGTGCCGAGGCTTCCAACATACTGGTCGGAGAAGTTGACTTTCTAGAAAAAACTTTATCCGCATTTGTCAGACTCAAATCAGCTACAATTATGGGTGATTTAACTGAAGTTCCCGTCCCGACACGATTCATGTTCGTACTACTCGGACCACCAAATAGTAATTCAAGTTTTCACGAAATCGGCCGAGCAATGGCAACTCTTATGTCAGATGAAATTTTTCATGAAGTTGCATACCGAGCAAAGAAACGCGACCACTTACTAGCTGGTATAGATGAATTTCTAGATGCTGTCACAGTATTGCCACCCGGAGAATGGGATCCCACTATTCGTATTGAACCTCCAGCTGCTATTCCATCCCAAGATCCCAGAAAACGTCCAAATGAAATCAATCCCAAAGAAGAATtggacgaagaagaagaagaacaaaAGCAAAGGGAGGAATCAGGTTTATCCAGGACAGGGAGACTATTTGGGGGCCTAATCAATGATCTTAAAAGAAAAGTGCCTTGGTACTGGTCCGATTTTAAAGACGCACTAGCGATACAATGCGTAGCGTCCTGGATTTTTCTCTACTTCGCTTGCTTATCGCCTATTATAACTTTTGGAGGATTATTAGGAGAAGCGACTGGAAAAAATATGGCTGCAATGGAATCCTTGGTTTCTGGATTTGTATGTGGAATGGGATATGGGTTCTTTTCAGGTCAGCCTTTGACAATATTGGGTTCGACAGGGCCTGTGTTGGTATTTGAGACTATAGTGTATGAATTTTGCAAGCAACTCAATTGGGATTATATGTCCTTCAGATTTTGTATTGGCACTTGGACGGCTATAATCTTGATTACATTAGTGGCTATCGATGCCAGCGCACTCGTCTGTTACATCACCAGGTTTACTGAAGAAAATTTCGCTACACTCATAGcgtttattttcatttacaaG GCTGTAGAAAATGTAATTTCTATCGGTAAGAAATACCCCTTAAAGACACGCCCCGACGAGGTTCTAAATTACGAATGCTACTGTTTGCCGAGCAATTACTCCGCAGTACCTCAGCATTTTAATTGGACAACAGTGGATAAAGACTCATGCCAG TTGTACAATGGAACTTTGTCGGGCGGCGGATGCGACACAAAAGTTTATGTACCAGACGTTTTCTTGATGTCCATTATCTTGTTCTTGGGCACCTTTACAATATCAATCATTCTGAAAGATTTTAAGAACTCTCTCTTTTTTCCATCGAAG GTACGGCAAATTATAAGCGACTTCTCCGTGATTATAGCCATTTTGTCTATGTCGTTCCTGGACTACAAAGTAGGCGTAAAGACGCCTAAACTCGAAGTACCTTCCGAGTTCAAACCGACGCTCCCGTCAAGGAACTGGGTTATAACTCCGTTTAATGGGAATCCTGTCTGGTCGGCACTAGTAGCAATATTACCAGCTTTATTAGGTACTATACTAATCTTTATGGACCAGCAAATAACGGCCGTCATCGTAAACAGGAAAGAAAATAAACTAAAGAAGGGATGCGGCTATCATCTAGACTTGTTTGTACTGGCTATCTTGATTCAAATTTGTTCAATCATGGGTCTGCCGTGGTTTGTTGCTGCCACAGTTTTGAGCATAAACCACGTGAATTCATTAAAAGTTGAATCTGAATGTGCCGCGCCAGGGGAGAAGCCACAATTCTTAGGCGTGAGAGAACAAAGAGCTACCCATATTCTCATATTCCTGACTATTGGGCTGTCTGTTGTGCTGACCCCAGTTCTGAGACATATACCAATGCCTGTCCTATTTGGAGTATTTCTGTATATGGGGGTTGCCTCGTTGAAAGGACTTCAGTTCTTTGACAGAATTTTAATAATGTTCATGCCACAGAAATATCAACCGGATCACATGTTCTTGAGACAA GTGCCCATTCGTCGCGTCCATCTCTTCACCGCTATTCAACTCACTTGCCTCGTCTGTCTTTGGGTGATAAAGTCATTCTCTTCAACATCCATTCTCTTTCCACTGATGTTGGTTGTGATGATAGGCATCAGAAAGAGTCTGGACCTACTTTTCACCAGACGCGAACTGAAAATCCTGGACGACGTCATGCCAGAAATGACCAAGAGAAACCAAGATGAGTTACGCGAGCTAGGAGATGAGGTGGGATGGgtcacaaaaatattaaaattatgccGACGGAACTAA
- the LOC134790904 gene encoding sodium bicarbonate cotransporter 3 isoform X7 produces the protein MFTLLKARTLNLKIEFYFLHAFINCQLLKKQFVACQCLLTMVYRSVYFKDDDYRYVRYAHLERPWNMETRTDDEEAPTDPAARKQTHHDYTEQDFEGHRAHTVFVGVHVPARRHSHRKHKHHHRDGEKDDRPGPILPRGRRLSVTEDGETLTPPAQRVQFILGEDVDDATLESHPLFSEMEELVKEGDELEWKETARWIKFEEDVEEGGNRWSKPHVATLSLHSLFELRSLILNGSVILDIEANCLEQVADTVLDHMVVDGCLGYDSRDKVKDALLRKHRHQHEKRNHNNMSRLPLIRSLADIGKNHSSCKIEEGSSSNGHSHKGEFSRFLGIPNAGGTQQEEGMIKSPSSLSMLRNHSSGDLPMNGDINHKCNTHFMRKIPPGAEASNILVGEVDFLEKTLSAFVRLKSATIMGDLTEVPVPTRFMFVLLGPPNSNSSFHEIGRAMATLMSDEIFHEVAYRAKKRDHLLAGIDEFLDAVTVLPPGEWDPTIRIEPPAAIPSQDPRKRPNEINPKEELDEEEEEQKQREESGLSRTGRLFGGLINDLKRKVPWYWSDFKDALAIQCVASWIFLYFACLSPIITFGGLLGEATGKNMAAMESLVSGFVCGMGYGFFSGQPLTILGSTGPVLVFETIVYEFCKQLNWDYMSFRFCIGTWTAIILITLVAIDASALVCYITRFTEENFATLIAFIFIYKAVENVISIGKKYPLKTRPDEVLNYECYCLPSNYSAVPQHFNWTTVDKDSCQLYNGTLSGGGCDTKVYVPDVFLMSIILFLGTFTISIILKDFKNSLFFPSKVRQIISDFSVIIAILSMSFLDYKVGVKTPKLEVPSEFKPTLPSRNWVITPFNGNPVWSALVAILPALLGTILIFMDQQITAVIVNRKENKLKKGCGYHLDLFVLAILIQICSIMGLPWFVAATVLSINHVNSLKVESECAAPGEKPQFLGVREQRATHILIFLTIGLSVVLTPVLRHIPMPVLFGVFLYMGVASLKGLQFFDRILIMFMPQKYQPDHMFLRQVPIRRVHLFTAIQLTCLVCLWVIKSFSSTSILFPLMLVVMIGIRKSLDLLFTRRELKILDDVMPEMTKRNQDELRELGDEVGWVTKILKLCRRN, from the exons GTCACAGAGCGCACACGGTATTCGTTGGCGTGCACGTGCCTGCCCGGAGACACTCGCATCGGAAACACAAACACCACCATCGCGATGGGGAGAAGGACGATCGACCTG GGCCCATATTGCCTCGAGGCAGGCGACTGAGCGTCACAGAAGATGGTGAAACAT TGACACCCCCGGCTCAACGAGTACAATTTATTCTTGGAGAAGATGTGGACGATGCCACTCTTGAATCGCACCCACTTTTCTCCGAAATGGAAGAGCTGGTTAAAGAAGGAGATGAACTGGAATGGAAAGAAACCGCCCGATGGATAAAATTCGAAGAAGATGTAGAAGAAGGCGGCAACAGGTGGTCGAAACCTCACGTTGCCACTCTATCCCTGCATTCGCTCTTCGAACTTCGAAGCTTAATTCTGAACGGCTCCGTGATTTTAGACATTGAGGCTAACTGCTTGGAACAGGTCGCGGACACTGTTCTAGACCATATGGTGGTCGATGGGTGCTTAGGTTACGACAGTAGAGACAAGGTTAAGGATGCCCTGTTAAGGAAACATAGGCATCAGCATGAAAAACGAAATCACAATAACATGTCACGATTGCCACTAATCAGGTCACTGGCTGATATTGGGAAGAATCATTCGTCTTGCAAAA TCGAGGAAGGCAGTTCGTCAAATGGACACTCTCACAAAGGAGAATTCAGTCGTTTTCTAGGCATCCCTAACGCGG GTGGAACGCAACAAGAAGAGGGAATGATAAAAAGTCCAAGCAGTCTGTCAATGCTTAGGAATCATAGTTCCGGCGACCTTCCAATGAATGGTGACATAAATCATAAATGCAATACGCATTTTATGCGCAAGATACCACCCGGTGCCGAGGCTTCCAACATACTGGTCGGAGAAGTTGACTTTCTAGAAAAAACTTTATCCGCATTTGTCAGACTCAAATCAGCTACAATTATGGGTGATTTAACTGAAGTTCCCGTCCCGACACGATTCATGTTCGTACTACTCGGACCACCAAATAGTAATTCAAGTTTTCACGAAATCGGCCGAGCAATGGCAACTCTTATGTCAGATGAAATTTTTCATGAAGTTGCATACCGAGCAAAGAAACGCGACCACTTACTAGCTGGTATAGATGAATTTCTAGATGCTGTCACAGTATTGCCACCCGGAGAATGGGATCCCACTATTCGTATTGAACCTCCAGCTGCTATTCCATCCCAAGATCCCAGAAAACGTCCAAATGAAATCAATCCCAAAGAAGAATtggacgaagaagaagaagaacaaaAGCAAAGGGAGGAATCAGGTTTATCCAGGACAGGGAGACTATTTGGGGGCCTAATCAATGATCTTAAAAGAAAAGTGCCTTGGTACTGGTCCGATTTTAAAGACGCACTAGCGATACAATGCGTAGCGTCCTGGATTTTTCTCTACTTCGCTTGCTTATCGCCTATTATAACTTTTGGAGGATTATTAGGAGAAGCGACTGGAAAAAATATGGCTGCAATGGAATCCTTGGTTTCTGGATTTGTATGTGGAATGGGATATGGGTTCTTTTCAGGTCAGCCTTTGACAATATTGGGTTCGACAGGGCCTGTGTTGGTATTTGAGACTATAGTGTATGAATTTTGCAAGCAACTCAATTGGGATTATATGTCCTTCAGATTTTGTATTGGCACTTGGACGGCTATAATCTTGATTACATTAGTGGCTATCGATGCCAGCGCACTCGTCTGTTACATCACCAGGTTTACTGAAGAAAATTTCGCTACACTCATAGcgtttattttcatttacaaG GCTGTAGAAAATGTAATTTCTATCGGTAAGAAATACCCCTTAAAGACACGCCCCGACGAGGTTCTAAATTACGAATGCTACTGTTTGCCGAGCAATTACTCCGCAGTACCTCAGCATTTTAATTGGACAACAGTGGATAAAGACTCATGCCAG TTGTACAATGGAACTTTGTCGGGCGGCGGATGCGACACAAAAGTTTATGTACCAGACGTTTTCTTGATGTCCATTATCTTGTTCTTGGGCACCTTTACAATATCAATCATTCTGAAAGATTTTAAGAACTCTCTCTTTTTTCCATCGAAG GTACGGCAAATTATAAGCGACTTCTCCGTGATTATAGCCATTTTGTCTATGTCGTTCCTGGACTACAAAGTAGGCGTAAAGACGCCTAAACTCGAAGTACCTTCCGAGTTCAAACCGACGCTCCCGTCAAGGAACTGGGTTATAACTCCGTTTAATGGGAATCCTGTCTGGTCGGCACTAGTAGCAATATTACCAGCTTTATTAGGTACTATACTAATCTTTATGGACCAGCAAATAACGGCCGTCATCGTAAACAGGAAAGAAAATAAACTAAAGAAGGGATGCGGCTATCATCTAGACTTGTTTGTACTGGCTATCTTGATTCAAATTTGTTCAATCATGGGTCTGCCGTGGTTTGTTGCTGCCACAGTTTTGAGCATAAACCACGTGAATTCATTAAAAGTTGAATCTGAATGTGCCGCGCCAGGGGAGAAGCCACAATTCTTAGGCGTGAGAGAACAAAGAGCTACCCATATTCTCATATTCCTGACTATTGGGCTGTCTGTTGTGCTGACCCCAGTTCTGAGACATATACCAATGCCTGTCCTATTTGGAGTATTTCTGTATATGGGGGTTGCCTCGTTGAAAGGACTTCAGTTCTTTGACAGAATTTTAATAATGTTCATGCCACAGAAATATCAACCGGATCACATGTTCTTGAGACAA GTGCCCATTCGTCGCGTCCATCTCTTCACCGCTATTCAACTCACTTGCCTCGTCTGTCTTTGGGTGATAAAGTCATTCTCTTCAACATCCATTCTCTTTCCACTGATGTTGGTTGTGATGATAGGCATCAGAAAGAGTCTGGACCTACTTTTCACCAGACGCGAACTGAAAATCCTGGACGACGTCATGCCAGAAATGACCAAGAGAAACCAAGATGAGTTACGCGAGCTAGGAGATGAGGTGGGATGGgtcacaaaaatattaaaattatgccGACGGAACTAA
- the LOC134790904 gene encoding sodium bicarbonate cotransporter 3 isoform X8, which produces MFTLLKARTLNLKIEFYFLHAFINCQLLKKQFVACQCLLTMVYRSVYFKDDDYRYVRYAHLERPWNMETRTDDEEAPTDPAARKQTHHDYTEQDFEGHRAHTVFVGVHVPARRHSHRKHKHHHRDGEKDDRPVTPPAQRVQFILGEDVDDATLESHPLFSEMEELVKEGDELEWKETARWIKFEEDVEEGGNRWSKPHVATLSLHSLFELRSLILNGSVILDIEANCLEQVADTVLDHMVVDGCLGYDSRDKVKDALLRKHRHQHEKRNHNNMSRLPLIRSLADIGKNHSSCKNFQDGGSRRSSSSRSTSSPNTALLQAADARGSYLAVPGGTQQEEGMIKSPSSLSMLRNHSSGDLPMNGDINHKCNTHFMRKIPPGAEASNILVGEVDFLEKTLSAFVRLKSATIMGDLTEVPVPTRFMFVLLGPPNSNSSFHEIGRAMATLMSDEIFHEVAYRAKKRDHLLAGIDEFLDAVTVLPPGEWDPTIRIEPPAAIPSQDPRKRPNEINPKEELDEEEEEQKQREESGLSRTGRLFGGLINDLKRKVPWYWSDFKDALAIQCVASWIFLYFACLSPIITFGGLLGEATGKNMAAMESLVSGFVCGMGYGFFSGQPLTILGSTGPVLVFETIVYEFCKQLNWDYMSFRFCIGTWTAIILITLVAIDASALVCYITRFTEENFATLIAFIFIYKAVENVISIGKKYPLKTRPDEVLNYECYCLPSNYSAVPQHFNWTTVDKDSCQLYNGTLSGGGCDTKVYVPDVFLMSIILFLGTFTISIILKDFKNSLFFPSKVRQIISDFSVIIAILSMSFLDYKVGVKTPKLEVPSEFKPTLPSRNWVITPFNGNPVWSALVAILPALLGTILIFMDQQITAVIVNRKENKLKKGCGYHLDLFVLAILIQICSIMGLPWFVAATVLSINHVNSLKVESECAAPGEKPQFLGVREQRATHILIFLTIGLSVVLTPVLRHIPMPVLFGVFLYMGVASLKGLQFFDRILIMFMPQKYQPDHMFLRQVPIRRVHLFTAIQLTCLVCLWVIKSFSSTSILFPLMLVVMIGIRKSLDLLFTRRELKILDDVMPEMTKRNQDELRELGDEVGWVTKILKLCRRN; this is translated from the exons GTCACAGAGCGCACACGGTATTCGTTGGCGTGCACGTGCCTGCCCGGAGACACTCGCATCGGAAACACAAACACCACCATCGCGATGGGGAGAAGGACGATCGACCTG TGACACCCCCGGCTCAACGAGTACAATTTATTCTTGGAGAAGATGTGGACGATGCCACTCTTGAATCGCACCCACTTTTCTCCGAAATGGAAGAGCTGGTTAAAGAAGGAGATGAACTGGAATGGAAAGAAACCGCCCGATGGATAAAATTCGAAGAAGATGTAGAAGAAGGCGGCAACAGGTGGTCGAAACCTCACGTTGCCACTCTATCCCTGCATTCGCTCTTCGAACTTCGAAGCTTAATTCTGAACGGCTCCGTGATTTTAGACATTGAGGCTAACTGCTTGGAACAGGTCGCGGACACTGTTCTAGACCATATGGTGGTCGATGGGTGCTTAGGTTACGACAGTAGAGACAAGGTTAAGGATGCCCTGTTAAGGAAACATAGGCATCAGCATGAAAAACGAAATCACAATAACATGTCACGATTGCCACTAATCAGGTCACTGGCTGATATTGGGAAGAATCATTCGTCTTGCAAAA ATTTCCAGGACGGTGGGTCTCGACGCAGCTCGAGTAGTCGGTCCACCTCGTCTCCCAACACCGCTCTGCTGCAGGCTGCTGACGCAAGAGGCTCCTACCTAGCAGTGCCAG GTGGAACGCAACAAGAAGAGGGAATGATAAAAAGTCCAAGCAGTCTGTCAATGCTTAGGAATCATAGTTCCGGCGACCTTCCAATGAATGGTGACATAAATCATAAATGCAATACGCATTTTATGCGCAAGATACCACCCGGTGCCGAGGCTTCCAACATACTGGTCGGAGAAGTTGACTTTCTAGAAAAAACTTTATCCGCATTTGTCAGACTCAAATCAGCTACAATTATGGGTGATTTAACTGAAGTTCCCGTCCCGACACGATTCATGTTCGTACTACTCGGACCACCAAATAGTAATTCAAGTTTTCACGAAATCGGCCGAGCAATGGCAACTCTTATGTCAGATGAAATTTTTCATGAAGTTGCATACCGAGCAAAGAAACGCGACCACTTACTAGCTGGTATAGATGAATTTCTAGATGCTGTCACAGTATTGCCACCCGGAGAATGGGATCCCACTATTCGTATTGAACCTCCAGCTGCTATTCCATCCCAAGATCCCAGAAAACGTCCAAATGAAATCAATCCCAAAGAAGAATtggacgaagaagaagaagaacaaaAGCAAAGGGAGGAATCAGGTTTATCCAGGACAGGGAGACTATTTGGGGGCCTAATCAATGATCTTAAAAGAAAAGTGCCTTGGTACTGGTCCGATTTTAAAGACGCACTAGCGATACAATGCGTAGCGTCCTGGATTTTTCTCTACTTCGCTTGCTTATCGCCTATTATAACTTTTGGAGGATTATTAGGAGAAGCGACTGGAAAAAATATGGCTGCAATGGAATCCTTGGTTTCTGGATTTGTATGTGGAATGGGATATGGGTTCTTTTCAGGTCAGCCTTTGACAATATTGGGTTCGACAGGGCCTGTGTTGGTATTTGAGACTATAGTGTATGAATTTTGCAAGCAACTCAATTGGGATTATATGTCCTTCAGATTTTGTATTGGCACTTGGACGGCTATAATCTTGATTACATTAGTGGCTATCGATGCCAGCGCACTCGTCTGTTACATCACCAGGTTTACTGAAGAAAATTTCGCTACACTCATAGcgtttattttcatttacaaG GCTGTAGAAAATGTAATTTCTATCGGTAAGAAATACCCCTTAAAGACACGCCCCGACGAGGTTCTAAATTACGAATGCTACTGTTTGCCGAGCAATTACTCCGCAGTACCTCAGCATTTTAATTGGACAACAGTGGATAAAGACTCATGCCAG TTGTACAATGGAACTTTGTCGGGCGGCGGATGCGACACAAAAGTTTATGTACCAGACGTTTTCTTGATGTCCATTATCTTGTTCTTGGGCACCTTTACAATATCAATCATTCTGAAAGATTTTAAGAACTCTCTCTTTTTTCCATCGAAG GTACGGCAAATTATAAGCGACTTCTCCGTGATTATAGCCATTTTGTCTATGTCGTTCCTGGACTACAAAGTAGGCGTAAAGACGCCTAAACTCGAAGTACCTTCCGAGTTCAAACCGACGCTCCCGTCAAGGAACTGGGTTATAACTCCGTTTAATGGGAATCCTGTCTGGTCGGCACTAGTAGCAATATTACCAGCTTTATTAGGTACTATACTAATCTTTATGGACCAGCAAATAACGGCCGTCATCGTAAACAGGAAAGAAAATAAACTAAAGAAGGGATGCGGCTATCATCTAGACTTGTTTGTACTGGCTATCTTGATTCAAATTTGTTCAATCATGGGTCTGCCGTGGTTTGTTGCTGCCACAGTTTTGAGCATAAACCACGTGAATTCATTAAAAGTTGAATCTGAATGTGCCGCGCCAGGGGAGAAGCCACAATTCTTAGGCGTGAGAGAACAAAGAGCTACCCATATTCTCATATTCCTGACTATTGGGCTGTCTGTTGTGCTGACCCCAGTTCTGAGACATATACCAATGCCTGTCCTATTTGGAGTATTTCTGTATATGGGGGTTGCCTCGTTGAAAGGACTTCAGTTCTTTGACAGAATTTTAATAATGTTCATGCCACAGAAATATCAACCGGATCACATGTTCTTGAGACAA GTGCCCATTCGTCGCGTCCATCTCTTCACCGCTATTCAACTCACTTGCCTCGTCTGTCTTTGGGTGATAAAGTCATTCTCTTCAACATCCATTCTCTTTCCACTGATGTTGGTTGTGATGATAGGCATCAGAAAGAGTCTGGACCTACTTTTCACCAGACGCGAACTGAAAATCCTGGACGACGTCATGCCAGAAATGACCAAGAGAAACCAAGATGAGTTACGCGAGCTAGGAGATGAGGTGGGATGGgtcacaaaaatattaaaattatgccGACGGAACTAA